CCCATGGCCTCGTGGCGCGGCGTCACGACAGTGGCGACCAGCCAGGGAATATTGGCGCGCTCGGCCATGCGCTTGCCGGCGCGCACGAGGGTTTTGGAGATCGGCGCCTCGTTGATGCAGACCAGCAGGCGCTCCTGGGTCGGCCACGGGCCACGCACCGCATTGGCCTGCATATAGGCCAGCATCTCGGCATCGACCCGGCTTGCGGCCGTCCGCAGCGCAAGCTCGCGCAAGGCGGTGAGATTGCCTTTGGTGAAAAAGTTCTCGAGGGCGCGACCGATATTGCCGGGCACGTAGACCTTGCCGGCCTTGAGGCGCGCGATCAGTTCCTCGGGCGGCAGGTCGATGATCTCGATATCGTCGGCGCGCCGCAGGATTTCGTCGGGCACGGTCTCCTGCACGCGGACGCCGGTAATGCGCGCGACGACGTCGTTGAGGCTCTCGATGTGCTGGACGTTGAGCGTGGTGGTGACGTCGATGCCGGCATCGAGGATCTCCACCACGTCCTGCCAACGCTTGAGGTGACGCGAGCCCGGGACGTTGGTGTGGGCGAGTTCATCGATGATCGCAAGTTGCGGGCGCCGGGCCAGCACTGCATCGATGTCGAGTTCATCGAGCATCTGGCCGCGATATTCGAGGCGGCGGCGCGGTAGCTGCTCCAGCGGTTCGAGGAGCAGTGCGGTCTCGGCGCGCCCATGCGTTTCGACCAGCCCCACAACGACGTCGACGCCCGCGGCGCGACGGTTGTCGGCTTCCTGGAGCATGGCGAAGGTCTTCCCCACGCCGGGTGCGGCGCCGAGGAAGACCTTGAGTTTGCCGCGGCCCTCCTTGCGCGCTTCGCCAAGGAGGGCTTCGGGGGTGGGCCGTGCAGGTTCGACGATTGCCATCGCGTCCTACGGTTTGAGCGCGTCCAGCGCCAGGTTGAGCGCCAGCACGTTGACTCTGGGTTGGCCGAGCATACCAAAGTCGCGGCCCTGGGTATGCTGGGCAACCAATTGTTCCACCTGCTCTTTGGTGAGCCCACGCGCGGCAGCAACGCGCTCCACCTGCCAGACGGCTGCCGCCGGGCTGATATCGGGATCGAGACCGGAGCCGGACGCGGTGACGAGATCGGCCGGCACCGGGCCTGAACCACCCAGCGCCGCAGCGCGCTCCTTGACCTGCTCCACCAGCACTTTCGAACTGGGGCCGAGATTGGAGCCCGAAGACGCCGCAGCGTTGTAGGGATCGGGACCGGTGGCCGACGGTCGCCCATGGAAATAGCGGTCCGACTGGAACGACTGGCCGACAAAGGCCGACCCGATCACCTTGCCATCCTTCTCGATCATCGAGCCGTTGGCCTGGCGAGGGAAAGCCGCCTGTCCGATGCCGGTGATAGCCAGCGGATAGGCGACGCCGGTGAGGAGGGTCAGGAGCCCGAGCGTGGCGATTGCCGGGCGAAGATCTGCAAACATGGTTCTTCTCCTCACACGAGGTGCAGTGCGCTGACGACGAGGTCGATCAGCTTGATACCGATGAACGGGGCGACAAGGCCGCCCAGGCCGTATATGGTCAGGTTGCGGGACAGGAGCGCGGAAGCGGAAGCGGGCTTGTAGCGCACGCCGCGCAGCGCGATCGGGATCAGCGCCACGATGATGAGGGCGTTGAAGATCAGGGCCGAGAGAATTGCCGATTCGGGCGAAGCCAACCCCATGACGTTGAGCACGGCCAGCCCCGGATAGGCCGGAATGAAGAGCGCCGGCAGGATGGCGAAATACTTGGCCACGTCATTGGCGATCGAGAAGGTAGTGAGTGCTCCGCGCGAGATCAGCAATTGCTTGCCGACCAGCACGATCTCGATGAGCTTCGTCGGGTCGCTGTCGAGATCCACGAGGTTGCCGGCCTCCTTGGCAGCGGGCGTGCCGGAGTTCATCGCCACGCCGACGTCGGCCTGAGCCAGGGCCGGCGCATCGTTCGAGCCATCGCCACACATGGCGACGAGGCGGCCATTGGCCTGTTCGGTGCGGATCAGCTCAAGCTTGCGCTCGGGCGTGGCCTCCGCGAGGAAATCGTCGACGCCTGCCTCCGCCGCGATGGCCGCTGCGGTCAGCGGATTGTCGCCGGTAATCATCACGGTGCGGATGCCCATGTTGCGCAGCTCGGCAAAGCGTTCGCGGATCTGCGGCTTGACCACGTCCTTGAGGTGCACGACGCCGAGGATGCGCCGATCCCTGGTGACGACCAGCGGCGTGCCGCCCGACGTCGCGATGCGGCGGATGATGGCGTCGAGTTCGGGGCCTGAATGCTGGTGCGCATATTTGAGCACAGCGTCTGAGGCGCCCTTGCGCAACACGGTGCCATCGGCCAGGTCGGCACCCGACATACGTGTCTGGGCGGTAAAGGGCACGAACGTGGCCTCGTTGCCCAGCGGATTGTCGGCAAAGCCGAATTTGCGGCGAGCCAGCTCGACGATCGACTTGCCCTCCGGCGTGTCGTCGGCCAGCGAGGACAGGAACGCCGCCTCGGCCAGATCGCGCTCGGAAATGCCGGGCACGGGGTCGAAGGCATCGGCCATGCGGTTGCCGAAGGTGATGGTGCCGGTCTTGTCGAGCAGCAGCACGTCGATATCGCCGGCCGCCTCGACCGCGCGACCCGACTTGGCCACGACATTGGCCTTTACCAGCCGATCCATGCCGGCGATGCCGATTGCGGAAAGCAGCCCGCCGATAGTGGTGGGGATGAGCGTGATGAAGAGCGCCGCGAGGTACACCATCGGGATCTGCGTGCCGGACCACATGGCGAAGAAGGGCAGCGTCACGACGACGAAGAGGAAGACCAGCGTCAGGGCCGCCAGCAGGATGTCGAGGGCTATCTCGTTCGGCGTCTTCTGGCGCTTCGCGCCTTCGACCAGCGCGATCATCTTGTCGAGGAAGGTCTCGCCCGGCTTGGCCGTGACCTTGAGCACCAGCCAATCCGAGACGACGCGGGTGCCGCCGGTCACCGACGAGCGGTCGCCGCCGGATTCGCGGATGACGGGGGCGGATTCGCCGGTGATGGCGCTTTCGTCGACCGAGGCGATGCCTTCGATGACTTCGGCGTCGGTCGGGATGATGTCGCCGGCCGAGACCACGATGATCTCGCCCACGTCGACATCGGCGAGGTCCTGCCATTCGAAGAGGTCGCGGTTCTTTGGGTCGATCAGCACCTTGGCGCGGGCGGACGACTTGGTGGCGCGGAAGGCATCGGCGCGAGCCTTGCCCCTGCCCTCGGCGATGGCTTCGGCGAAGTTGGCGAACAGCACGGTGAACCAGAGCCAGATCGCCACCTGCAGGCCGATGCCGAACGAAGGCGAGCCGACGATGCCGTCGCGAATGGCAAGGATGGTGGTGAACAGCGATACCAAAGCCGTCACGAAGATCACCGGATTGCGCATCAGCCCCCTGGGGTTGAGCTTGGTGAAGGCCTGCCCTGCCGCCTTGGTGAGAATGGCGGGGTCGAAAAGGCCGATTTCCCGGGTGAGTGTTGGTTGCTTGGACATGTGAGAAACCTCAGAAACTCTGGCCCGCGGCGAGCGAGACCTGTTCGGCGATCGGGCCGAGAGCGAGTACCGGCAGGAAGGTGAGCGCCCCCACGATCAGGATCGAAGCCACGAGCAGGCCGACGAACAGCGCGCCGTGCGTGGGGAAGGTGCCGGCCGAGGCCGGGGCGATCTTCTTGGTGGCCATGGAGCCGGCTATGGCGAGTACCGGAATGATGTAACCGTACCGGCCGATCAGCATGGCGATGCCGAGGAAGGTATTGTGCCAGGTGACGTTGGCGGTGAAGCCGGCGAAGGCGGACCCGTTGTTTGCCGTAGCCGAGACATAGGCATAGACGAGCTCGGAAAGCCCATGCGGGCCTGCGTCCTGGACCGAACTCTGGCCCGTGCCAACGAGGATCGCGAGCGCGGAGAAGACCAGCACGCCGAGAGGCATGATCATGAGGGTCAAGGCGGCCAGCTTGACCTCCCGCGCCTCGATCTTCTTGCCGAGATATTCCGGCGTCCGCCCCACCATGAGACCGGCGAGGAAGAGCGTGATGATCACCATCAACAGCATTCCGGTGAGCCCGACGCCCACGCCGCCGAAGACGACTTCGCCCAGCGCCATGTTGACCATGGCGATCATGCCGCCGAGCGGGGTGAAGCTGTCATGCATGGCGTTGACCGAGCCGTTGGACGCGGCCGTGGTCGCTTCCGCCCAGAGTGCGGAGTTGACGACGCCGAAGCGGACTTCCTTGCCTTCCATGTTGCCCGCATCTGCCTGGATTATGCCGGCGAGCAGCGGATTGCCTGCCTTTTCCGCGGCATAGATGCCGACGAAACCGAGGACGAGCATCACGCCCATGGCGGCGAAAAGCGCCCTGCCCTGGCGCTTGTCGTTGACCATGCGCCCGAAAGTGAAGGGGAAAGCCACCGAGACGACGAAGATGCCGATCATGGTCAGCAGATTGCTGAGCGCGGTCGGGTTTTCGAGCGGATGGGCAGAGTTGGCGTTGAAGAAGCCGCCGCCATTGGTACCCAATTGCTTGATCGCGAGCTGGGAGGCGACCGGGCCGACCGAGATGGACTGGCTGGCGCCTTCGAGCGTGGTGGCGGAGACGGAGGCATCGAGGGTCTGCGGCACGCCGGTCCAGACGAGCACGATGGCGAGGATGATCGCCAGCGGCAGCAGGACGTAGAGTGTCGAGCGCACCATATCGACCCAGAAATTGCCGATTGCCTTGATCTGCCGCGCCGCAAGACCGCGCGCTACGGCGGCCGCTACGGCCATGCCGGTGGCGGCGGAAAGGAAGTTCTGCGTGGTCAGGCCCGCCATCTGGCTGAAATTGGAGAGCGTCAACTCCCCGCCATAGGACTGCCAGTTGGTGTTGGTGATGTAGGAGACGGTGGTGTTGAACGCCAGGTCCGCCGGAAGTCCCGGAAAGCCTGCCGGATTGAACGGCAGCAGGTCCTGGAACTTGAGGATCAGGAACAGCAGCAGGAAGCCGGCTGCATTGAAGGCAAGCAGCGAAAGCGCGTAGGCGCTCCAATGTTGGCCCTGGTCGGATTTTACCCCGGCGACGGCAAAGATGCCGCGCTCCAGCGGGCGCAGGAACTTGAGCTCGCCCGAATAGACGCGCGCCATGTAGAGGCCGATGGGGACGGCGAGCCCGACGAGGAGCGCCGCGTAGATGAGTATCTGAATGAGATCGGAAAACATGATCGCTCCGCTCAGAAGCGCTCAGGGCGCAGCAGCGCCGCAATGAGATAGATGAAGAGAACGATGGCGAGGATGACGCCCAGCACGATGTCGAGGGTCATTTGAGCCGCTCCAGCGCGAGCACCAACAGGCCGGCGACCAGAAAGGACGCCATCCCGCCAGCGAGAAACACGAGATCGGAAAACATGATTGCTCCATCCGAAAAGGATGGTTCGGCGTTAGACCCCGGTCGCGTAACGGCGCTACGGCGAATGCCCGTCCGTGGCGTAAAGCCAGCGTAAAATCCCATGATTTCAAGCTGCTCGGGTTCTTTGCGCAATCGCACTGAATGGATTTGCAAATCCATTTGCAAATCGATTTTGCGCTGAGTAACAATCGGGCATGAGCACGATCTCGAAAGTGGCGGAGAGGGCGGGTGTTTCGCGGACGACGGTTTCGCACGTGCTCAACCACGCGGATCGCGTTTCCCAGCCGCTGCGCGAGCGTGTGCTGGCTGCCATCGATGAGCTCGGCTACAAGCCCAACCCGCAGGCGCAGAGCCTGAGGACGGGGCGGACGAATATCGTCGCCATCCTCATTCCGGATATCCTCAATCCCTATTTCACGGAGCTGGTCAAAACGCTCCAGACCGAGATCGAGCGGTCGGGCATGGACACGCTGGTGTTCAACACCGACGTGCCCGGCGGGCATCCCGAATTGCATGGGCGCGAATATCTCAAGCAGCTCAGCCGCAAGCGGGTGGATGGCGCGATCGTCGCCGACTTCGCGCTGCATGGCATGCTCGACCAGATCGAGAAGATCGACGTGCCGACCGTCTTCATCGGCTCGCTGCATGGGCAATCCGCCGACAGTGTCGCGCTCGACGATTTCGGCGGCGGCTACCTGATGGGACAGCATCTCGTCGGAGCCGGCCATCGCCGGATCGCGCATGTGACGGGGCCGAGGGCTTTCAAGGAATCGGCGGCGCGCAGCGCGGGGTTCGACAAGGCGCTGGCGGATGGCGGCATCACCATCGATCCGGCATTGCGGTTCGAGGGGTCGTTCCTGCAACCGTCGGGGCGCGAGGCGGTGCGGTGGCTCTTCGAGAAGCATGGCGGCGCCCTGCCCTCGGCGGTGTTCTTCGCCAACTCGCTCATGGCGATCGGCGCACTCACCGAATTCTACGATCGCGGCGTCAAGGTGCCCGGCGATATCGCCGTGGCCGCCTTCGACATCATCGCCCAGCTCGAATACGTCCGGCCGCGGCTGACCACCGTGGGCAACAGCCCCGAAGTGCTGGCCCGGACGGCAACGAAAATGCTGCTCGACCGGCTTGGAGGCAAAGTCGAGCCAGCACCGCGCCGGGAAGTCATCCCCTGCGTTCTCATGGAGTACGAAACCGCCTGAAAAAGCCGCGAGACACCTCGCGCAAGACACTCAAGGGAGGAGTGAATGACGAACGACAACCTACCGCGGGGCTGGTCCCGGCGATCCGTTCTCAGGGGCGCGACGGCGCTCGGCGCCGCCGGCATGGCGGGCAGCCTGCCGATGGTGGGCAGGGCCTTCGCCCAGGACAACGCCCTCAGCTTCTGGCAATTCTACGCCCCCGGCGGCGACGTGAAGACCCAGGTCAACTGGTTCGTGAAGATGGTCGAGGACTGGAACGCCGGCAACGATCCCAAGGTCAATCTCGAATACGTCGTGGGCTCCGAATACATCTCGGGCACCAAGCTCGCGACCTCTTTCGCCTCGGGCCAGGGACCTGACATCTTCATCATCTCGCCCGGTGACTTCCTGCGCTACTACAATGGCGGCGTGCTCGCCGACCTGACGCCGCATATCGAGGAAGCAGCGCAGAAGGACTTTCCGCAGAGCGTGATCGCCAACCGCATGGTGGACGGCAAGATCTACGGCGTGCCGATGGAAGTGGAGCCGATGGCCTTCTACTACTCGGTCAAGGCCTTCGAGGATGCCGGGCTCAACGAAAACGACGTGCCCAAGACCTGGGACGAACTGCTGGAGCTCGGCAAGAAGCTGACGACCGGCGAGCGCTACGGCCTGCAGTTCGAGACCGGGCCGGGCTATTACCAGAACTTCACCTGGTACCCCTTCATGTGGCAGGGCGGCGGCGACTTCCAGACCGCCGACGGCAAGTCGGCCTTCGACTCGCCGGCGACCGTGCAGGCGCTCAAGCTCTGGCAGGATGCGATCAATACGGGCGCGGCGCCGCGACAAATGCTGGGCGGTGGCGGCGGCGACATCGTCGCCAATCTGGGCTCCGGCTATTGCGCCATGCAGAATGTCGGCATCTGGGGCATCTCGGCGATGGACAACAATGCGCCGGACGTCCCCTACGGCATCTTCAAGCTGCCGGTTCCCAATGGCGGCAAGTACGTGACCGTCGGCGGCGGCTGGGCGTTCGTCGCCAATGCCAAGGGCAAGAACCCGGAGGCCGCCTCCAAGTTCATCGCCTGGGCGCTGGCTTCGATGGCGCCGGATTCGATCCAGCGCGTGGTGGATTGGTGCACGGTCGCCAAGTCCGACATGCCGCCGCGTGACAGCGCGCTCGAAAAGGGCGGCGATGCCTTCAACAAGGGCAAGATGGGGATCTTCTCCAAGGAGATCCATCCGGGGACGCGCGCGGAGCCGCGGGTGCCGCCAGAGGTCTACAAGATCATCTCGGATGCCATCCAGGCGACCCAGCTCGGCGGGGCCGATCCGCAGGCGACCGCTACGGCGGCCTCCCAGCAGCTCGATGCCTTCCTTGCCAACTACAAGGGCGCACCGATCCTCTGATGAGCATCGCGACCACATCGCAGAAAGTGGCGGGCACTCAGCCCGCCACTGTCCGGCTCTCGGCGCGGCGGCGCGAGGCCATCGCGGGGTATCTCTTCGTACTCCCCGATGCGCTGGGGCTGCTGCTCTTTATCGGGCTGCCGATGATCCTGGCCCTCGTCATCAGCCTCTTCGAGGTCGATGGCTTCGGCAATTTCACCTTCGTGGGACTGGCCAATTATGCGCGGATGTGGGGCGATGCCCTCTTCTGGCAATCGCTAAAGGTGACGCTGCTGTTCGCGGTGATGCTCGTGCCCCTGCTCTATGTGTTCGGGCTGGGACTGGCGCTGCTCGTCCAGCGCAACGGGCGGTTCAACACGGTCATGCGCGCCATGTTCTTCGCGCCGCAGATGGTGAGCCTCGTCGTCGTGGCGCTGGTCTGGCAGCTCATGGTTGTCGACAAGCTCGGCATCATCACGCGGCTGCTCTATTCGGTCGGGCTCGGCTCGGTGTCGCTGCTCGGCAACCCGAACTTCGCGCTGTTCACGGTGACCGGCGCCTGCGTCTGGTTCCTGATGGGTTTTTACATGCTGATCTTCCTCGGCGGCCTGCAGGACATCCCGAAGGAATATTACGAGGCGGCCAAGATCGATGGCGCCGGGCGTGTGCAGAGCTTCTGGTACATCACGCTGCCCCTCCTCCGTCCGACCAGCTTTTTCGTGCTGCTCGTCTCGGCGGTGGCGGCGGTCGCGGGGGCGCAGGCCTTCGACCTCGTCTATGTGATGACGCGCGGCGGACCGGCCAATTCGACGGCGCTCTTCATCAACTACATCTACCAGCAGGCCTTCCAGTATTCGGCCTTCGGCTATGCGGCGGCGCTGGCGACGCTGCTGGTCGTGGTGCTGATGGCGATCACGGTGGTGTTCTTCTTCCTCACGCGGGGCGGGAGGTTCCAGTATGAGTGACCGGCCGGCTATTCTCTATTCGTCGCGCCAGGTCAACTCGGTCCGGATGGTCTGGATGCTGGTGACGCTCGTCCTCGCCGCGATGACGATCTTTCCGCTGCTCTACATGCTGGCGATCGCCTTCAAGGGGCCGACCGAGGTGTTCAAGTCCAACCTCATCCCCGACAAGCCGACGTTCGACAATTTCATCTATGTGCTGACCGAGGTGCCGTTCTGGCGCTACCTGCTCAACACGTTCTTCGTGTCGGCGGTGGTGACGATCATCGCGCTCTTCTTCCACACCATGGCCGGCTACGCGCTGGCGCGGCTGCGCTTTCCGGGGCGCGAGGCGATCTTCCTCGCCATGTTCTCGACGTTCCTGGTGTCGCTGCCAGTGATCATCGTGCCGCTCTTCATCCTCGTGCGGTCGATGGGCATGCTCAACAGCTATGCCGGGCTCATCGTCCCCTCGATCTTCAACGCGTTCGGCATCTTCCTGCTGCGCCAATATTACCTGTCGCTGCCACGCGAGCTGGAGGAGGCAGCGGTGATCGATGGGGCGGGCTATTGGCGGATCTACCTCAGCGTGATCCTGCCGCTCAGCCGACCGATCATCGCGGCGCTGGCAATCCTCTTCTTCCTTGCCAACTGGAATGCCTTCCTCTGGCCGCTGACGGTGGCGGCCGACCCCAACCTCTGGGTGGTGCAGGTGGCGATCGCCAACTTCAAGAGCCAGTACGCGGCGTCCTGGAACTACACCATGGCCGCCTCGACCATCGTGGCGCTGCCCATGCTCATCCTTTTCCTGATCTTCCAGCGGCAGATCATGGAATCCATCAAGACCAGCGGCCTCAAGTAGAGACCCACTCAACGGAAGCGAATAATGACAAGCAGTTTCAATGGTCTGGGCGTCAACCTCTCCAACCTCTATCGGCTGTCTAACGCCAGGACGCGGTCGATCTCGCCGGAGAACTTCACCGGTGAGAAGGGCAAGGGCGGCATGGCCACCGAAGGAACCGGCGCGGTCCATGCGCGCGGCCTCGGCCAGGGCTGGAAAATTTCGCCCTCGATCCGGATCGAGCCGGGAGAAACGCGGGTGCTGGGCGAGATCGAGGGCCAGGGCGCGATCCAGCAGATCTGGCTGACGACGGCGAACCTGCGCTGGCGCGACCTGATCCTGCGCGTCTACTGGGACGGCAATGAGAACCCGTCGGTTGAGTGCCCGGTGGGCGACTTCTTCTGTTCGGGCTGGAACCAGTTCGCGCAGGTTTCCTCGCTTGCCGTCTGCGTCAATCCGGGGCGGGCGTTCAACTGCTATTGGGAGATGCCGTTCCGCAAGTCGGCGAAGATCACCATCGAGAACCGGGACCCTGACGACTTCGGCATCATCTACTACCAGATCAACTATGCGCTGACCGAGGTGCCTGAGGACGCGGCCTATTTCCATGCCCAGTTCCGCCGCACCAACCCGCTGCCGTTCAAGGAGGACTACACGATCCTCGATGGCGTGGAGGGGCGCGGGCATTATGTCGGCACCTACATGGCCTGGGGTGTCAACAATGCCGGCTGGTGGGGCGAGGGCGAGATCAAGTTCTTCATGGATGGGGACAGCAAGTTCCCGACCATCTGCGGGACCGGCACCGAGGACTATTTCTGCGGCGCCTACAATTTCGACGGCGGGGTGGTCGACGACACGATGGAGAGCCGCTACCGCGAGTTCACCTCGCCCTATTCCGGGCTGCCGCAGGTGTTGCGGCCCGATGGGACCTATCGCAGCCAGCAGCGGTTCGGGATGTATCGCTGGCACCTCAACGACCCGATCCGGTTCGACAACGACCTGCGGGTGACGATCCAGGCGCTGGGGTGGCGGACCGAGAAAAAGGATCGGCGTTACCTGCCGCTGCAGGACGACATCGCCTCGGTGGCGTTCTGGTACCAGCAGCAGCCGGCGGCGCCCTTCCCGGCCCTGCCCGACCGCGACTATCTCGAAATCATCTGAGGCGGAAACTTCATGGCTTCGGTTGGTATCGACACCGTTCGCAAGGCCTATGGCGGGCTGGAGGTGATCCATGGGGTTACCGCCGAGATCGGCGACGGCGAGTTCGTGGTGCTGGTGGGACCGTCTGGATGCGGCAAGTCCACGCTGCTGCGGATGATCGCCGGGCTCGAGGAGATTTCGGGCGGAACGATCTCGATCGGCGAGCGGGTGGTCAATGACGTACCGCCCAAGCAGCGCAACATCGCAATGGTGTTCCAGAACTACGCGCTCTACCCCCATATGACAGTGGCTCAGAACATGGGCTTCTCGCTCAAGCTGGGGGGCGTCGAGAAGGCCGAGATCAAGCGGAAGGTGGAAGAGGCGGCGGCGATCCTGACGCTGGGCAATCTCCTCGACCGCTATCCCTCCCAGCTCTCGGGCGGGCAGCGGCAGCGCGTGGCGATGGGACGGGCCATCGTGCGGAACCCGGAAGTGTTTCTCTTCGACGAGCCGCTCTCGAACCTCGACGCCAAGCTGCGGGTGCATATGCGGGCCGAGATCAAGGAGCTGCACCAGCGGCTGCGGACGACGACGGTCTATGTGACGCACGACCAGGTGGAGGCCATGACCATGGCCGACCGGATCGTGGTGATGCGCGACGGGGTGATCGAGCAGGTGGGAACGCCGCTCGACCTCTACGACCATCCGCAGAACAGCTTCGTGGCCGGGTTCATCGGGAGCCCGGCGATGAACTTCGTTCCGGGCAGGATCGAGGATGGTCGGTTCGTGGGGACCGGCGGGATTTCATGCCCGGCTCCGGTGGCGACGGGCGAGGATGTGCTCTGCGGGGTGCGGCCAACGCGGCTGGTGCTGGCGGAGGATGGGGCGAAGGCCATAGTCAAGGTGATCGAGCCGACCGGGGAGGAAACGCAGATCATCGCCCGGATGGGGGATATCGACCTGACGGTGCTGTCAACGCAGCGGCTGGCGTTGCGGCCGGGCGAGGGAATCGGGCTGCGAATCGCAGAGGACAGTGCGCATTTCTTCGAAAAGGTGTCCGGAAAGCGGATTTAGCGCGGTTTTTGTTAGGGAATTACGGGAAGATATTTTCTTAAGTTATTGATTTTGCTTCTGTTCGATAATCATGAGCGACGAGCAATCGTTAAATTTTGAATGAAATTCGGGGAATCTTTGGCAAAGTTTTCGGGGTTTTGCGGGGGTTTTCGCTGAAATTGGGGAATTGTTTTTGGCGGGGATAAGTTCGCGGCGGTGAGGCGCCGGCGCGAGGGGGTGTTCGCATCGTAGTATGCTCGCGGTGCGGGGGGATAAGATTTTCGAGCGGCAACTGCTGGGTGGTGGAGGGAGTGGGTCCCCTCATCCGCCCTTCGGGCACCTTCTCCCACAAGGGGAGAAGGGGTTGGGGGCCCGAACCCAGATCTATCCTTCCGGCCAGATCTCCACCGCGGCCTAGGGGGTGGTGGCTG
The sequence above is a segment of the Paradevosia shaoguanensis genome. Coding sequences within it:
- the kdpC gene encoding potassium-transporting ATPase subunit KdpC: MFADLRPAIATLGLLTLLTGVAYPLAITGIGQAAFPRQANGSMIEKDGKVIGSAFVGQSFQSDRYFHGRPSATGPDPYNAAASSGSNLGPSSKVLVEQVKERAAALGGSGPVPADLVTASGSGLDPDISPAAAVWQVERVAAARGLTKEQVEQLVAQHTQGRDFGMLGQPRVNVLALNLALDALKP
- the kdpF gene encoding K(+)-transporting ATPase subunit F, yielding MTLDIVLGVILAIVLFIYLIAALLRPERF
- a CDS encoding ABC transporter substrate-binding protein gives rise to the protein MTNDNLPRGWSRRSVLRGATALGAAGMAGSLPMVGRAFAQDNALSFWQFYAPGGDVKTQVNWFVKMVEDWNAGNDPKVNLEYVVGSEYISGTKLATSFASGQGPDIFIISPGDFLRYYNGGVLADLTPHIEEAAQKDFPQSVIANRMVDGKIYGVPMEVEPMAFYYSVKAFEDAGLNENDVPKTWDELLELGKKLTTGERYGLQFETGPGYYQNFTWYPFMWQGGGDFQTADGKSAFDSPATVQALKLWQDAINTGAAPRQMLGGGGGDIVANLGSGYCAMQNVGIWGISAMDNNAPDVPYGIFKLPVPNGGKYVTVGGGWAFVANAKGKNPEAASKFIAWALASMAPDSIQRVVDWCTVAKSDMPPRDSALEKGGDAFNKGKMGIFSKEIHPGTRAEPRVPPEVYKIISDAIQATQLGGADPQATATAASQQLDAFLANYKGAPIL
- the kdpA gene encoding potassium-transporting ATPase subunit KdpA, which produces MMFSDLIQILIYAALLVGLAVPIGLYMARVYSGELKFLRPLERGIFAVAGVKSDQGQHWSAYALSLLAFNAAGFLLLFLILKFQDLLPFNPAGFPGLPADLAFNTTVSYITNTNWQSYGGELTLSNFSQMAGLTTQNFLSAATGMAVAAAVARGLAARQIKAIGNFWVDMVRSTLYVLLPLAIILAIVLVWTGVPQTLDASVSATTLEGASQSISVGPVASQLAIKQLGTNGGGFFNANSAHPLENPTALSNLLTMIGIFVVSVAFPFTFGRMVNDKRQGRALFAAMGVMLVLGFVGIYAAEKAGNPLLAGIIQADAGNMEGKEVRFGVVNSALWAEATTAASNGSVNAMHDSFTPLGGMIAMVNMALGEVVFGGVGVGLTGMLLMVIITLFLAGLMVGRTPEYLGKKIEAREVKLAALTLMIMPLGVLVFSALAILVGTGQSSVQDAGPHGLSELVYAYVSATANNGSAFAGFTANVTWHNTFLGIAMLIGRYGYIIPVLAIAGSMATKKIAPASAGTFPTHGALFVGLLVASILIVGALTFLPVLALGPIAEQVSLAAGQSF
- the kdpB gene encoding potassium-transporting ATPase subunit KdpB translates to MSKQPTLTREIGLFDPAILTKAAGQAFTKLNPRGLMRNPVIFVTALVSLFTTILAIRDGIVGSPSFGIGLQVAIWLWFTVLFANFAEAIAEGRGKARADAFRATKSSARAKVLIDPKNRDLFEWQDLADVDVGEIIVVSAGDIIPTDAEVIEGIASVDESAITGESAPVIRESGGDRSSVTGGTRVVSDWLVLKVTAKPGETFLDKMIALVEGAKRQKTPNEIALDILLAALTLVFLFVVVTLPFFAMWSGTQIPMVYLAALFITLIPTTIGGLLSAIGIAGMDRLVKANVVAKSGRAVEAAGDIDVLLLDKTGTITFGNRMADAFDPVPGISERDLAEAAFLSSLADDTPEGKSIVELARRKFGFADNPLGNEATFVPFTAQTRMSGADLADGTVLRKGASDAVLKYAHQHSGPELDAIIRRIATSGGTPLVVTRDRRILGVVHLKDVVKPQIRERFAELRNMGIRTVMITGDNPLTAAAIAAEAGVDDFLAEATPERKLELIRTEQANGRLVAMCGDGSNDAPALAQADVGVAMNSGTPAAKEAGNLVDLDSDPTKLIEIVLVGKQLLISRGALTTFSIANDVAKYFAILPALFIPAYPGLAVLNVMGLASPESAILSALIFNALIIVALIPIALRGVRYKPASASALLSRNLTIYGLGGLVAPFIGIKLIDLVVSALHLV
- a CDS encoding carbohydrate ABC transporter permease, with amino-acid sequence MSDRPAILYSSRQVNSVRMVWMLVTLVLAAMTIFPLLYMLAIAFKGPTEVFKSNLIPDKPTFDNFIYVLTEVPFWRYLLNTFFVSAVVTIIALFFHTMAGYALARLRFPGREAIFLAMFSTFLVSLPVIIVPLFILVRSMGMLNSYAGLIVPSIFNAFGIFLLRQYYLSLPRELEEAAVIDGAGYWRIYLSVILPLSRPIIAALAILFFLANWNAFLWPLTVAADPNLWVVQVAIANFKSQYAASWNYTMAASTIVALPMLILFLIFQRQIMESIKTSGLK
- a CDS encoding LacI family DNA-binding transcriptional regulator is translated as MSTISKVAERAGVSRTTVSHVLNHADRVSQPLRERVLAAIDELGYKPNPQAQSLRTGRTNIVAILIPDILNPYFTELVKTLQTEIERSGMDTLVFNTDVPGGHPELHGREYLKQLSRKRVDGAIVADFALHGMLDQIEKIDVPTVFIGSLHGQSADSVALDDFGGGYLMGQHLVGAGHRRIAHVTGPRAFKESAARSAGFDKALADGGITIDPALRFEGSFLQPSGREAVRWLFEKHGGALPSAVFFANSLMAIGALTEFYDRGVKVPGDIAVAAFDIIAQLEYVRPRLTTVGNSPEVLARTATKMLLDRLGGKVEPAPRREVIPCVLMEYETA
- a CDS encoding carbohydrate ABC transporter permease produces the protein MSIATTSQKVAGTQPATVRLSARRREAIAGYLFVLPDALGLLLFIGLPMILALVISLFEVDGFGNFTFVGLANYARMWGDALFWQSLKVTLLFAVMLVPLLYVFGLGLALLVQRNGRFNTVMRAMFFAPQMVSLVVVALVWQLMVVDKLGIITRLLYSVGLGSVSLLGNPNFALFTVTGACVWFLMGFYMLIFLGGLQDIPKEYYEAAKIDGAGRVQSFWYITLPLLRPTSFFVLLVSAVAAVAGAQAFDLVYVMTRGGPANSTALFINYIYQQAFQYSAFGYAAALATLLVVVLMAITVVFFFLTRGGRFQYE